The following are encoded in a window of Vigna unguiculata cultivar IT97K-499-35 chromosome 8, ASM411807v1, whole genome shotgun sequence genomic DNA:
- the LOC114193939 gene encoding bidirectional sugar transporter SWEET3-like encodes MALTLLMVVAVLGNVASMSLYAAPTVTFKRVIRKKSTEEFSCIPYIIALMNSLLYTWYGLPVVSNKWENFPLVTVNGVGVLFELSYVLIYFWFSSPKGKVKVAMTAAAVLTVVGVIAIVSTFAIPDHRHRKLLVGSVSLGVSIALYASPLVAMKKVIETKSVEFMPLPLSLSSLLVSLLWMTYGLLIRDIFVAGPNVVGTPLGILQLVLHCKYGKRRQKEEANKQIGHEEKLDMEMGHHKNENVPSN; translated from the exons ATGGCACTAACCCTTCTTATGGTTGTTGCTGTTCTTG GGAATGTTGCTTCAATGTCTCTTTATGCTGCACCAAC GGTTACCTTCAAAAGGGTCATAAGGAAGAAAAGCACAGAAGAGTTTTCATGCATTCCTTACATCATAGCCCTGATGAACAGTCTCCTTTACACTTGGTATGGTTTGCCAGTAGTAAGCAACAAGTGGGAAAATTTTCCTCTTGTCACAGTTAATGGAGTTGGGGTTCTCTTTGAACTATCTTACGTTCTCATCTATTTCTGGTTTTCTTCACCCAAAGGAAAG GTGAAGGTGGCCATGACAGCAGCAGCAGTTCTTACAGTGGTCGGTGTCATTGCCATTGTATCAACTTTTGCCATCCCCGATCATCGTCACCGAAAGCTTCTGGTGGGTAGCGTAAGCCTGGGGGTGTCAATAGCACTGTATGCGTCGCCTTTGGTTGCAATG AAGAAAGTGATAGAAACCAAGAGCGTGGAATTCATGCCTCTGCCTTTGTCTTTGAGCTCCTTGTTGGTCAGTTTACTGTGGATGACTTATGGTCTCCTCATTCGTGATATTTTCGTTGCG GGGCCAAATGTGGTTGGAACTCCGTTGGGCATCCTGCAGCTGGTTCTGCACTGCAAATACGGGAAGAGGAGACAGAAGGAAGAAGCGAACAAGCAAATCGGGCACGAGGAAAAGTTGGACATGGAAATGGGACATCATAAGAACGAGAATGTTCCTAGTAACTGA